In a genomic window of Helianthus annuus cultivar XRQ/B chromosome 10, HanXRQr2.0-SUNRISE, whole genome shotgun sequence:
- the LOC110882897 gene encoding ATP-dependent RNA helicase ded1-like translates to MVVMVDGGWRWSVVAAGGDGGRWWWRQRQLVVVVDGSGRWLRKIAVVVGVVVVGGGGWRRWWSMVVVTGGGDDDSGLWWLMVAGGGSGGWWWWSAEGGGSGRGGGGLRWRVAEDGGGRRRLVTNGDDGRWWWWPMVEVMDGVCDVG, encoded by the coding sequence ATGGTGGTGATGGTCGACGGAgggtggcggtggtcggtggtggCGGCTGGCGGCGATGGTGGTCGATGGTGGTGGCGACAACGAcagttggtggtggtggtcgacggtAGCGGGAGGTGGCTGCGAAAGATAGCGGTAGTAGTcggggtggtggtggtcggtggcggtgggtggcggcgatggtggtcGATGGTGGTGGTGACGGGTGGTGGCGACGACGACAGTGGGTTGTGGTGGTTGATGGTAGCGGGTGGTGGCagcggaggatggtggtggtggtcggcggaggGTGGCGGTAGTGGTCGGGGTGGCGGTGGTTTACGATGGCGGGTGGCGGAGGACGGTGGTGGTCGGCGGAGGTTGGTGACGAATGGTGACGAcggtaggtggtggtggtggccaaTGGTGGAGGTGATGGACGGTGTTTGTGATGTAGGCTGA